A single window of Bradyrhizobium daqingense DNA harbors:
- a CDS encoding acetamidase/formamidase family protein → MSWQKDSIMARKGVAKGERGKVHTITEGEQGKYHYVYGPYVKPVLTVDPGAVVSAETHDAFEGAIQKETDSPSKILNFPFLNPQNGPIHVNGAEKGDTLAVYIESIVPRGPQPRGTTVIMPEFGGLVSTGNTALLNPALPERVKKLEIDAKTGTKWNDKITLPYEPFIGTIGTSPEIEAISSLVPDYYGGNMDLPDVGVGAVIYLPVNTKGALLYLGDCHAAQGDGELCGVAIEHPTVTTVQVDLIKNWTIAWPRLETKDFIMTIGSARPMEDAARIAYRELCRWMAADYGFEEIDAYMLLTQAGRVRLGNMVDPKYTLGASIKKSYLG, encoded by the coding sequence ATGTCCTGGCAGAAAGACTCCATCATGGCCCGCAAGGGCGTCGCCAAAGGCGAGCGCGGCAAGGTGCACACCATCACGGAAGGCGAGCAGGGCAAGTACCATTACGTCTACGGTCCCTATGTGAAGCCGGTGCTGACCGTCGATCCCGGCGCCGTCGTCTCTGCGGAGACGCATGATGCGTTCGAGGGCGCCATCCAGAAGGAGACCGACAGTCCGTCGAAAATCCTCAACTTCCCGTTCCTCAATCCGCAGAACGGACCGATCCACGTCAACGGCGCCGAGAAGGGCGATACGCTCGCCGTCTATATCGAGAGCATCGTGCCGCGCGGGCCGCAGCCGCGCGGCACTACGGTGATCATGCCGGAGTTCGGTGGCCTCGTCAGTACGGGCAACACCGCGCTGCTCAATCCGGCGCTTCCCGAACGCGTCAAAAAGCTCGAGATCGACGCCAAGACCGGCACCAAATGGAACGACAAGATCACGCTGCCCTATGAGCCCTTCATCGGCACCATCGGCACCTCGCCGGAGATCGAGGCGATCTCCTCGCTCGTCCCCGATTACTATGGCGGCAACATGGACCTGCCGGATGTCGGCGTCGGCGCCGTCATCTACCTGCCGGTCAACACCAAGGGCGCGCTGCTCTATCTCGGCGATTGCCATGCCGCGCAAGGCGATGGCGAGCTATGCGGCGTCGCCATCGAGCATCCGACCGTGACAACGGTCCAGGTCGACCTCATCAAGAACTGGACCATTGCCTGGCCGCGGCTGGAGACCAAGGACTTTATCATGACGATCGGCTCGGCCCGACCGATGGAAGACGCCGCCCGCATCGCCTATCGCGAGCTGTGCCGCTGGATGGCGGCCGATTACGGCTTCGAAGAAATCGACGCCTATATGCTGCTGACCCAGGCCGGGCGTGTCAGGCTGGGCAACATGGTCGATCCCAAATACACGTTGGGCGCTTCCATCAAGAAGTCTTATCTCGGTTGA
- a CDS encoding ABC transporter permease subunit, whose product MDIATHLFSALYQFGDAFAFLVLSACGLAVIFGMMGVINLAHGEFIMCGAYVTATTVHAGLPLPLGILAGTVVSALVGVVVELAVIRHLYDRPLDTIVATWGLSLIATQGTLIMVGSTMAGVGTPFGSFQVGDYSYSIYRIVLFCAALGVLAALYALFNWTRFGVLARATIQVPHMAAALGVDTRLIYSLTFACGAGLAGLAGGLYAPTMTLVPTMGATFIMEAFVTVVIGGADVFLGTAPAGAVLAVVKSVMTSWQGQLFGQIGLLVAVIIVVRVLPKGISGFVLRERT is encoded by the coding sequence ATGGACATCGCGACCCATCTCTTCTCAGCACTCTATCAATTCGGCGACGCCTTCGCGTTTCTGGTGCTGTCGGCCTGCGGGCTCGCGGTGATCTTCGGCATGATGGGTGTGATCAATCTCGCCCATGGCGAGTTCATCATGTGCGGCGCCTATGTCACCGCTACGACCGTCCATGCGGGTCTGCCGCTGCCGTTGGGAATACTGGCCGGCACCGTGGTGTCGGCGCTGGTCGGCGTCGTCGTGGAGCTTGCGGTGATCCGCCATCTCTACGACCGGCCGCTCGACACCATCGTCGCCACCTGGGGGCTCAGCCTGATCGCGACCCAGGGCACGCTGATCATGGTCGGCTCAACCATGGCCGGCGTCGGCACGCCGTTCGGCAGCTTCCAGGTCGGCGACTACTCCTATTCGATCTATCGCATCGTGCTGTTCTGTGCCGCGCTCGGCGTGCTCGCCGCGCTCTACGCGCTGTTCAACTGGACGCGCTTCGGCGTGCTGGCGCGCGCCACCATCCAGGTGCCGCACATGGCGGCCGCGCTCGGCGTCGACACGCGCCTGATCTACAGCCTCACCTTCGCCTGCGGAGCAGGGCTCGCCGGTCTTGCCGGCGGTCTCTACGCGCCGACCATGACGCTGGTGCCGACCATGGGCGCGACCTTCATCATGGAGGCCTTCGTCACCGTGGTGATCGGCGGCGCCGACGTCTTCCTCGGCACGGCGCCGGCCGGCGCCGTGCTCGCGGTGGTGAAGTCCGTGATGACCTCGTGGCAGGGCCAGCTGTTCGGCCAGATCGGCCTGCTGGTCGCCGTCATCATCGTCGTCCGGGTGCTGCCGAAAGGCATTTCCGGCTTCGTGCTGCGTGAGCGCACCTGA
- a CDS encoding TetR/AcrR family transcriptional regulator, with protein sequence MQVAAFPSDRAEEILASASRLFARHSYANVTMEQVAASVRSVPGALYHYFRDKDDLIYHCYLRGLAIYRREIETAAEPGVDGLEIVRRFIRARLRSEGQRMILFTDIDALAPSYSSDVHARRWQNAALLADILSRGVADGSIACEEPLLTAVALISILDWVPFWLSERDYYTRQQAIDAIDDVITHGVYRREIALPDMPEPPSLEPFLQARSKLNKRAAKLDRMLSIASDSFNRRGASGTSLESIAADAGMTRAGIYYHFSEKESLLLACLQRGLAGEIAIRDHLQDLGLGAFDHIVQRVRLLLMLHATPCGPKATYHNINYLNAIDRKHYVARALATIRQDENNHQRWIDEGSLRSIDTYFAERVLTGMSHWYPIWFGDGRGWSAMRIADHFSRLFLAGLKPRRRAV encoded by the coding sequence TTGCAAGTCGCTGCCTTCCCGTCGGACCGCGCTGAAGAAATCCTCGCGTCGGCTTCCAGGCTATTTGCCCGCCATAGCTATGCCAATGTGACGATGGAGCAGGTCGCAGCGTCCGTTCGATCGGTGCCGGGCGCGCTGTACCATTATTTCCGCGACAAGGACGACCTGATCTATCACTGCTATCTCCGCGGCCTTGCAATCTACAGGCGCGAGATCGAGACGGCGGCTGAACCCGGTGTCGATGGGCTCGAGATCGTCAGGCGCTTTATCCGTGCCCGGTTGCGGTCGGAAGGCCAGCGCATGATCCTGTTCACAGACATCGATGCGCTGGCTCCCTCCTACAGCAGTGATGTACACGCCAGGCGCTGGCAGAATGCCGCGCTGCTGGCCGACATTCTCAGCCGAGGCGTTGCCGACGGCTCGATCGCCTGCGAGGAGCCGCTGCTGACGGCGGTCGCCCTCATCTCCATCCTGGATTGGGTTCCGTTCTGGCTCTCAGAGCGCGACTACTACACCCGCCAGCAGGCGATTGATGCGATCGATGACGTCATCACGCATGGCGTTTATCGGCGTGAGATCGCCTTGCCGGACATGCCGGAACCACCGAGCCTGGAGCCGTTTCTCCAGGCTCGCTCGAAATTGAATAAACGCGCCGCGAAGCTGGACAGGATGCTCTCAATTGCCTCGGACAGTTTCAATCGCAGGGGGGCTTCCGGTACGTCTCTTGAGAGCATCGCGGCGGATGCAGGCATGACCCGCGCCGGCATCTACTATCACTTCAGCGAAAAAGAGAGCCTGTTGCTGGCTTGCCTGCAAAGAGGCCTGGCTGGTGAGATCGCCATTCGAGATCATCTGCAGGATCTGGGGTTGGGGGCGTTCGATCATATCGTCCAAAGAGTCCGCCTCTTGTTGATGCTGCACGCCACGCCCTGCGGCCCCAAGGCGACCTATCACAACATCAACTATCTCAACGCTATTGATCGAAAGCACTATGTCGCACGGGCACTCGCAACGATCCGGCAGGACGAGAATAACCATCAGCGCTGGATCGACGAGGGAAGCCTCCGCAGCATCGACACGTATTTCGCAGAACGTGTTTTGACCGGCATGAGCCATTGGTACCCGATCTGGTTCGGAGATGGACGAGGCTGGTCAGCGATGCGGATTGCCGATCATTTCTCGCGGTTATTCCTCGCAGGGCTCAAGCCGCGTCGACGCGCGGTCTAA
- a CDS encoding ABC transporter ATP-binding protein → MSLLELRKLNKHFGGLHVTNSVDLTLQAGEIHCLIGPNGAGKSTLFRLILGEHHPGSGDIVFAGENITALKSFARIHRGLSVKFQVPGVFKGLSVRQNLEIALQSRHRGAELEAEIGRLLGFLGLESEQAQTAGNLSHGQKQWLEIGMAVSLKPRLLLLDEPTAGMSPEETHLTGEMVQRLNAEGMTVLAIEHDMAFVRQVAHRVTVLHLGQVFAQGSIDEIVADERVAAIYLGQAHA, encoded by the coding sequence ATGTCGCTGCTCGAGCTGCGCAAGCTGAACAAGCATTTCGGTGGCCTGCACGTCACCAACTCCGTCGATCTCACGCTGCAGGCCGGCGAGATCCATTGCCTGATCGGCCCGAACGGGGCCGGCAAGAGCACGCTGTTCCGCCTGATCCTCGGCGAGCATCATCCCGGCAGCGGCGACATTGTCTTCGCCGGAGAGAACATCACGGCGCTGAAATCCTTTGCGCGGATCCACCGCGGTCTCTCGGTCAAGTTCCAGGTGCCCGGCGTTTTCAAGGGCCTGTCGGTCCGTCAGAATCTGGAGATCGCCTTGCAGAGCCGGCACCGTGGGGCGGAGCTGGAAGCGGAGATCGGCCGGCTGCTGGGCTTCCTCGGCCTGGAATCGGAGCAGGCGCAGACCGCCGGCAATCTCAGCCACGGCCAGAAGCAATGGCTCGAAATCGGCATGGCGGTCAGCCTGAAGCCACGCCTTCTGCTGCTGGACGAGCCCACTGCCGGCATGTCGCCGGAGGAAACCCATTTGACCGGCGAGATGGTGCAGCGGCTCAATGCCGAGGGCATGACGGTGCTGGCGATCGAGCATGACATGGCCTTCGTCCGGCAGGTCGCACACCGCGTCACCGTGCTGCATCTCGGCCAGGTCTTCGCGCAAGGCTCGATCGACGAGATCGTGGCCGACGAACGCGTAGCGGCGATCTATCTGGGGCAGGCCCATGCTTGA
- a CDS encoding branched-chain amino acid ABC transporter permease, whose protein sequence is MLELIVISTLNGLLFGMLLFLLSSGLTVIFSMMGVLNFAHASFYMLGAFFGFQLTKWIGFWPALLLAPLLVGAIGMAVERYGLRNTHKHGHVAELLLTFGLAFAIEEIVAMMWGRSPVDYRVPALLDFPAFTIFSTNYPAYKIFMLAVSILIFIVLLMVLKRTRVGLIVQAALTHPHMVGHLGHNVGRIFMLVFGVGSALAGIAGVIAGPALVTQSDMAAALGPILFVVIVFGGLGSLPGAFIASLVIGLVQTFAVALNGSLASAFGPLDPSMGPSVLTDIWNVTIAQVAPIVPYLLLVIILIVRPMGLMGTRET, encoded by the coding sequence GTGCTTGAACTGATCGTTATATCGACACTGAACGGTCTGCTGTTCGGCATGCTGCTGTTCCTGCTGTCGAGCGGCCTGACCGTCATCTTCAGTATGATGGGCGTGCTCAACTTCGCCCACGCCAGCTTCTATATGCTCGGCGCCTTCTTCGGCTTCCAGCTCACCAAATGGATCGGCTTCTGGCCGGCGCTGCTGCTGGCACCGCTGCTGGTTGGCGCGATCGGCATGGCGGTCGAGCGCTACGGCCTGCGCAACACGCACAAGCACGGCCACGTCGCGGAGCTGCTCCTGACTTTCGGTCTCGCCTTCGCGATCGAGGAAATCGTCGCGATGATGTGGGGCAGGAGTCCGGTCGATTACCGCGTGCCGGCGTTGCTCGACTTCCCGGCCTTCACGATCTTCTCGACCAATTATCCCGCCTACAAGATCTTCATGCTGGCCGTGTCGATCCTGATCTTCATCGTGCTGCTGATGGTGCTCAAGCGCACGCGGGTTGGCCTGATCGTTCAGGCCGCGCTGACGCATCCCCACATGGTCGGGCATCTCGGTCACAATGTCGGACGCATCTTCATGCTGGTGTTCGGCGTCGGCAGCGCGCTGGCGGGAATTGCCGGCGTGATCGCCGGTCCGGCGCTGGTCACCCAGTCCGATATGGCCGCGGCATTGGGGCCGATCCTGTTCGTGGTCATCGTGTTCGGCGGCCTCGGCTCCTTGCCGGGAGCCTTCATCGCTTCGCTCGTCATCGGCTTGGTGCAAACCTTCGCGGTCGCGCTGAACGGTTCGCTCGCGAGTGCCTTCGGTCCGCTCGATCCGTCGATGGGCCCCTCCGTTCTCACCGACATCTGGAACGTCACGATCGCCCAGGTGGCGCCGATCGTGCCGTACCTCCTGCTGGTGATCATTCTGATTGTGCGCCCCATGGGCCTGATGGGGACGCGCGAAACATGA
- a CDS encoding branched-chain amino acid ABC transporter substrate-binding protein yields MHRLVIAAAAALTVLGGTAFAQETIKIGYIDPLSGGGASVGEGGLKTFQYLADEINAKGGILGRKIEILPLDNKTNPQESLVQAQKAIDAGARYITQGNGSSVAAALSDFVTKNNTRNPGKEVLYFNYAAVDPSLTNEKCSFWHFRWDASSDIKMEALTSYMKDVPAIKKVYLINQDYSFGQSVRADARKMLGAKRPDIQIVGDELHPLLKITDFSPYIAKIKASGADSVVTGNWGQDIALLLKAAADAGLKVNWYTYYAGGAGGPTAIKQTGLDHQVFQITEGFANSGHQPAMDFEKTFRAKVNMSLWYPRAVNEMRMFKAAAEKANSLDPVKVAAALEDLKFEVLDGGEGLMRKDDHQFFQPIYISSFGKLAANEPFDEEGTGWGWHLVSKVDTSKTTVPTTCKMTRP; encoded by the coding sequence ATGCACAGGCTCGTAATTGCTGCGGCGGCAGCGCTGACGGTGCTCGGAGGCACGGCATTCGCGCAGGAAACTATCAAGATCGGCTACATCGATCCGCTCTCCGGCGGCGGCGCCAGCGTTGGTGAAGGCGGCTTGAAGACGTTCCAGTATCTCGCCGACGAGATCAACGCCAAAGGCGGCATCCTCGGCCGCAAGATCGAGATTCTGCCCCTCGACAACAAGACCAATCCGCAGGAAAGCCTGGTGCAGGCGCAGAAGGCGATCGACGCCGGCGCCCGCTACATCACGCAGGGCAACGGCTCGTCGGTGGCCGCCGCGCTGTCCGATTTCGTCACCAAGAACAACACGCGCAATCCTGGCAAGGAAGTCCTGTACTTCAACTATGCCGCTGTCGATCCGAGCCTGACCAACGAAAAGTGCAGTTTCTGGCATTTCCGCTGGGATGCCAGCTCGGACATCAAGATGGAAGCGCTCACCAGCTATATGAAGGATGTCCCCGCGATCAAGAAGGTGTACCTGATCAATCAGGACTATTCCTTCGGCCAGTCGGTGCGCGCCGATGCGCGCAAGATGCTGGGCGCCAAGCGGCCGGACATCCAGATCGTCGGCGACGAACTGCACCCGCTGCTGAAGATCACAGACTTCTCGCCCTACATCGCGAAGATCAAGGCTTCGGGCGCCGACAGCGTCGTGACCGGCAATTGGGGCCAGGACATCGCATTGCTGCTCAAGGCAGCTGCGGACGCCGGCCTCAAGGTCAATTGGTATACCTACTACGCCGGCGGTGCCGGTGGTCCGACCGCGATCAAGCAGACGGGCCTCGACCATCAGGTGTTCCAGATCACGGAAGGCTTTGCCAATTCCGGCCACCAGCCGGCAATGGACTTCGAGAAGACCTTCCGCGCCAAGGTCAACATGTCGCTGTGGTATCCGCGCGCGGTCAACGAGATGCGCATGTTCAAGGCTGCGGCCGAGAAGGCCAACTCACTCGATCCCGTGAAGGTCGCGGCTGCGCTCGAGGATCTCAAATTCGAGGTGCTCGATGGCGGCGAGGGCCTCATGCGCAAGGATGATCACCAGTTCTTCCAGCCGATCTACATCTCCTCGTTCGGCAAGCTCGCTGCAAACGAGCCGTTCGACGAGGAAGGCACCGGCTGGGGATGGCACCTGGTCTCGAAGGTCGATACTTCCAAGACGACCGTTCCCACCACCTGCAAGATGACCCGGCCGTAA
- a CDS encoding branched-chain amino acid ABC transporter permease, whose translation MFRRLEGPQTVGRGPAFWGLFALVLAVAFAYPLFSDGYTVGNTVYFFVWVFIALSLCLIWGYGGSLSFGQTAFFGIAGYGYGILTINFGSAYGFTLLALLIAVAIAALFAVLLGYFMFFGRIAGVFLGIVTLAVTLMLERFMAQTAGPEWRIGAARLNGFNGMSAMPPLTIPWPGEPIVLFADVGLYYFVLGLLVLVYLALRILMNSSFGNVIVAIRENPERAEMLGYDVRKYQLITFVIGAALAGLSGVLYTVWGQYITPSSMGMTAAALPLIWVAVGGRSDLTSTVIGTLVVLAAFQALTIYGSQYALVFMGVLLVLTVLIAPNGLVLGLMHWLGRLAARFMQRTG comes from the coding sequence ATGTTCCGCCGTCTCGAAGGCCCGCAGACCGTCGGTCGCGGTCCGGCCTTCTGGGGCCTGTTCGCACTCGTGCTGGCGGTCGCGTTCGCTTATCCGCTGTTCAGTGACGGCTACACCGTCGGCAACACCGTCTATTTCTTCGTCTGGGTCTTCATCGCGCTCAGCCTGTGCCTGATCTGGGGCTATGGCGGCTCGCTCTCCTTCGGCCAGACCGCCTTCTTCGGGATCGCGGGCTATGGCTACGGCATCCTCACCATCAATTTCGGCTCGGCCTACGGCTTCACGCTGCTGGCGCTGCTGATCGCGGTGGCGATCGCCGCGCTGTTCGCGGTGCTGCTCGGCTATTTCATGTTCTTCGGCCGCATCGCCGGCGTCTTTCTCGGCATCGTCACGCTCGCCGTCACCTTGATGCTCGAGCGCTTCATGGCGCAGACCGCGGGACCGGAATGGCGCATCGGAGCAGCGCGCCTCAACGGCTTCAACGGCATGAGCGCGATGCCGCCTCTGACCATCCCCTGGCCCGGCGAGCCGATCGTTCTGTTCGCTGATGTCGGGCTCTACTACTTCGTGCTCGGCCTGCTGGTCTTGGTCTATCTGGCCTTGCGCATCCTGATGAACTCGTCGTTCGGCAACGTCATCGTCGCGATCCGCGAGAACCCGGAAAGGGCAGAGATGCTGGGCTACGACGTGCGCAAGTACCAGCTCATCACCTTCGTCATCGGCGCCGCGCTCGCAGGGCTCTCCGGCGTGCTCTACACGGTGTGGGGACAGTACATCACGCCGTCCAGCATGGGCATGACGGCTGCGGCGTTGCCGCTGATCTGGGTCGCCGTCGGCGGCCGCAGCGACCTGACGTCGACGGTGATCGGCACGCTGGTGGTGCTCGCCGCGTTTCAGGCGCTCACGATCTACGGCAGCCAATACGCGCTGGTCTTCATGGGCGTGCTGCTGGTGCTCACGGTCCTGATTGCTCCGAACGGCCTCGTGCTCGGGCTGATGCATTGGCTCGGTCGCCTTGCGGCCCGTTTCATGCAGAGGACGGGCTGA
- a CDS encoding SDR family NAD(P)-dependent oxidoreductase — translation MDLGLKGAKVIVTGSTKGIGRAIAETFAAEGADVGVCSRNLAEVESTVAALKAKGVAAYGGAVDVADAAVLKSWVGDMASKLGGVDVVVANVSALAIGQDDESWQKEFSTDMMGTVRLVNAAMPYLEKSKAGAIVTISSVSGREVDFAAGPYGTFKAAIIHYTQGLANQLAGKGIRANSVSPGNTYFEGGVWNMIKDNNPELYKTALALNPTGRMGTPQEMANAVVFLASGAASFITGTNLVVDGALTRGVQF, via the coding sequence ATGGATCTGGGACTCAAGGGCGCAAAAGTTATCGTTACGGGAAGCACCAAAGGGATCGGCCGCGCGATCGCCGAGACCTTTGCCGCCGAGGGCGCCGACGTCGGTGTGTGCTCGCGCAATCTGGCCGAGGTCGAAAGCACGGTCGCTGCGCTCAAGGCCAAGGGCGTCGCCGCCTATGGCGGTGCAGTCGACGTTGCCGATGCAGCGGTTCTAAAGAGCTGGGTCGGCGATATGGCGTCAAAGCTCGGCGGCGTCGATGTCGTCGTCGCCAATGTCAGCGCGCTCGCGATCGGACAGGACGACGAAAGCTGGCAGAAGGAATTCTCGACCGACATGATGGGCACGGTCCGGCTCGTGAACGCGGCCATGCCCTATCTGGAGAAGAGCAAGGCCGGCGCGATCGTCACCATCTCCAGCGTCTCCGGGCGCGAGGTCGATTTCGCGGCCGGCCCTTACGGCACGTTCAAGGCGGCGATCATCCATTACACGCAGGGGCTCGCCAATCAGCTCGCGGGGAAGGGCATCCGCGCCAATTCGGTCTCGCCGGGCAACACCTATTTCGAGGGTGGGGTCTGGAACATGATCAAGGACAACAATCCAGAGCTCTACAAGACGGCCCTGGCGCTCAATCCGACGGGACGCATGGGCACGCCCCAGGAAATGGCCAACGCCGTGGTGTTTCTCGCCAGCGGTGCGGCGAGCTTCATCACCGGGACGAACCTCGTCGTCGACGGCGCATTGACGCGCGGCGTCCAGTTCTAG
- a CDS encoding nitrilase-related carbon-nitrogen hydrolase, whose protein sequence is MSIVHKVAAVQFEPIMFEKERNVARLLELCEQAAAAGARLIVTPEMGTTGYCWFDRAEVAPFVETIPGPTTSRFAALARKHDCYIVVGMPEVDDDNIYFNTAVLIGPDGIVGRHRKTHPYISEPKWAAAGDLHNQVFETPIGRIALLICMDIHFVETARLMALGGADVICHISNWLAERTPAPYWISRAFENGCYVIESNRWGLERTVQFSGGSCVIAPDGQVTAVLDKGDGVLMSEIDLDAARARRVLGERVFAQRRPELYPELLTDTFSWNPRDFFGLYGHEPWPAGKTSRVSVAQFSPSNDFGQNLQTISALARKASAEGAELVVFPELALTGLADPPGTAQPISGPVTDSLGQLAEELDLYLVCGLAERDGDLVYNSACLVTPDGDISVYRKTHLTTDEQSWATAGEGWTVVDTPIGRIGLLIGHDASFPEAGRVLALRGCDLVACPAAIKGRFSSSHPGTQVEQPKPIPTGPDPLHWHHFRVRAGENNLFFAFANVVDPDRGYPGLSGVFGPDTFAFPRREAIAAGGAGLATALVDTTNLDSVYPTNVVRRKDLVSMRMPHSYRGLVKVVANNY, encoded by the coding sequence ATGTCCATCGTTCACAAGGTCGCCGCTGTCCAGTTCGAGCCGATCATGTTCGAGAAGGAGCGCAACGTTGCGCGCCTGCTCGAACTCTGCGAGCAGGCGGCGGCGGCCGGTGCAAGGCTCATCGTCACGCCGGAGATGGGAACGACCGGCTATTGCTGGTTCGACCGGGCCGAGGTTGCGCCGTTCGTCGAGACGATCCCGGGGCCGACCACGAGTCGGTTCGCGGCGCTGGCACGGAAGCATGATTGCTACATCGTCGTCGGCATGCCCGAGGTCGACGACGACAACATCTACTTCAACACCGCCGTGCTGATCGGGCCCGATGGTATCGTCGGGCGCCACCGCAAGACGCACCCTTACATCTCCGAGCCGAAATGGGCCGCGGCGGGCGATCTGCACAATCAGGTGTTCGAGACGCCGATCGGGCGGATCGCGCTGCTGATCTGCATGGACATTCATTTCGTCGAAACCGCGCGGCTGATGGCGCTGGGCGGCGCGGACGTCATCTGCCACATCTCGAACTGGCTGGCGGAGCGCACGCCGGCCCCTTACTGGATCAGCCGCGCGTTCGAGAACGGCTGCTACGTCATCGAGAGCAACCGGTGGGGGCTCGAACGCACGGTGCAGTTCAGCGGCGGGAGCTGCGTGATCGCGCCGGACGGGCAGGTCACGGCCGTGCTGGACAAGGGCGACGGCGTTCTGATGTCCGAGATCGATCTCGACGCCGCGCGCGCGCGTCGGGTGCTCGGCGAGAGGGTGTTCGCACAGCGGCGGCCGGAGCTCTATCCGGAGCTGCTCACCGACACGTTCAGCTGGAACCCGCGCGATTTCTTCGGTCTTTATGGCCACGAGCCGTGGCCGGCCGGCAAGACCTCGCGGGTCAGCGTCGCACAGTTTTCACCCTCCAATGATTTCGGCCAAAATCTTCAGACGATCTCCGCGCTCGCGCGCAAGGCCAGCGCCGAAGGCGCGGAGCTCGTCGTCTTCCCGGAGCTCGCTCTGACGGGCCTGGCCGATCCTCCAGGAACGGCGCAACCGATCTCGGGGCCGGTGACCGACAGTCTTGGCCAGCTTGCGGAGGAGCTCGACCTCTATCTCGTCTGTGGCCTTGCCGAGCGCGACGGCGATCTCGTCTACAACAGCGCCTGCCTCGTCACCCCGGATGGCGACATCTCGGTCTATCGCAAGACGCATCTTACCACCGACGAGCAAAGCTGGGCGACAGCCGGCGAGGGTTGGACCGTCGTCGACACGCCGATCGGCCGTATCGGGCTGTTGATCGGTCACGATGCTTCGTTCCCGGAGGCGGGCCGGGTGCTGGCGCTGCGCGGCTGTGATCTCGTCGCCTGTCCCGCCGCGATCAAGGGACGCTTCAGTTCGTCGCATCCCGGCACACAGGTCGAACAGCCGAAGCCGATTCCGACCGGCCCGGATCCGCTCCACTGGCATCATTTCCGTGTTCGGGCCGGCGAGAACAATCTGTTCTTCGCCTTCGCCAATGTCGTCGATCCCGATCGTGGCTATCCCGGGCTGAGCGGTGTATTCGGCCCCGACACGTTCGCGTTCCCGCGACGGGAGGCGATCGCGGCCGGCGGCGCGGGTCTTGCAACCGCGCTGGTCGACACCACCAATCTCGACAGTGTCTATCCGACCAATGTCGTGCGGCGAAAGGATCTGGTGTCGATGCGCATGCCGCACAGCTATCGCGGATTGGTCAAAGTGGTGGCAAACAACTACTGA
- a CDS encoding ABC transporter ATP-binding protein, whose protein sequence is MLDVPRKEVILATLGLRAGYGGKPVLQGLEIEVREGEIVAVIGRNGVGKSTLMKSLIGLVPAMSGSIVYRGEAVELLPAHKRARLGMGYVPQGRDVFPRLTVGENVAVGAAIKGGGIPEAGRRKIVEAFPILEERWHQRAGTMSGGQQQQLAIGRVLIADPNLILLDEPSEGIQPNIVQDIARNMVELNRRTGVTIILVEQNLDMIRAMAQRCYVMDKGRIVANLDRGALDDAAEMRRHLAV, encoded by the coding sequence ATGCTTGATGTGCCGCGCAAGGAAGTGATCCTCGCAACGCTGGGCCTTCGTGCCGGCTATGGCGGCAAGCCGGTGCTGCAGGGGCTCGAGATCGAGGTGCGGGAAGGCGAGATCGTCGCCGTCATCGGCCGTAACGGCGTCGGCAAGTCCACGCTGATGAAGAGCCTGATCGGCCTCGTGCCGGCGATGAGCGGTTCGATCGTCTATCGCGGCGAGGCGGTGGAGTTGCTTCCCGCACACAAGCGGGCGCGCCTGGGCATGGGCTATGTGCCGCAAGGGCGCGACGTGTTTCCACGGCTGACCGTGGGCGAGAATGTCGCGGTCGGCGCGGCGATCAAGGGCGGCGGCATTCCCGAGGCCGGCCGGCGCAAGATCGTCGAGGCCTTTCCGATCCTGGAAGAGCGCTGGCATCAGCGCGCCGGCACCATGTCCGGCGGCCAGCAGCAGCAACTCGCGATCGGACGCGTGTTGATCGCCGACCCCAACCTCATCCTGCTCGACGAGCCTTCAGAGGGCATCCAGCCCAACATCGTCCAGGACATCGCACGCAACATGGTCGAGCTCAATCGCAGGACCGGCGTGACCATCATCCTGGTCGAGCAGAATCTCGACATGATCCGCGCCATGGCGCAGCGCTGCTACGTCATGGACAAGGGGCGCATCGTCGCCAATCTCGATCGCGGAGCGCTCGACGACGCGGCCGAGATGCGCCGTCATCTTGCGGTTTGA